One Betta splendens chromosome 16, fBetSpl5.4, whole genome shotgun sequence genomic window carries:
- the LOC114843464 gene encoding uncharacterized protein LOC114843464 yields MVLKAFTFLIIVWNSSIFTSANNIYQLHFLLGCRAEIPCQHKKSDSNSFKWFYKKDEHSKCIQIFFEDKHGLKHHNPSHPSGSITHDRSFVINEFTEDDQGLYRCDSCYNKNCKTGQFIRVIKANLSETHETVYVTAGSSFTYSCPGGFDNYNGTFHTSYTSALGATAVSPETDYLTFSGPIQIENVRRADAGKYTFWVNKCNGLKLKICTLNLCVITVHHSGNSSVSCDVMCQVEYSYIRADNASTNLTGTQTIPVHVNPHGPLNCSTQRMMLHDTYTTVKTHAKSNASVKTTGTNTQHESLTAIIYGTSATITSLILLALFICYFRLRVRAGISDHSTGSDNNDMVEEETSIVYSLVAFTTPAKTTNSNLGSNDCVYSEIRV; encoded by the exons ATGGTATTAAaagcttttacttttttaattatAGTCTGGAACTCATCCATTTTCACTTCTGCAAACA ATATTTATCAACTTCATTTTTTGCTGGGGTGTCGAGCGGAAATACCATGCCAACATAAGAAAAGTGACTCAAACTCTTTCAAATGGTTTTACAAGAAGGACGAACACAGTAAATGTATTCAGATATTTTTTGAAGACAAGCACGGACTGAAGCACCATAATCCCTCTCATCCTTCGGGAAGCATCACACATGATCGTTCTTTTGTTATCAATGAATTCACGGAGGACGATCAGGGCCTCTACAGGTGTGACAGTTGTTACAACAAGAACTGCAAGACTGGACAGTTCATCAGAGTAATAAAAG cAAATTTGAGTGAAACTCATGAGACAGTTTACGTGACTGCAGGCAGTAGTTTTACATATTCATGTCCAGGTGGATTTGACAACTATAATGGGACTTTTCATACCAGTTATACAAGTGCTCTTGGCGCCACTGCAGTGAGTCCGGAAACAGATTATTTGACTTTCAGCGGACCTATACAGATTGAAAATGTCAGAAGAGCAGATGCAGGGAAATATACTTTCTGGGTAAATAAATGCAATGGACTCAAACTGAAGATATGCACTCTCAACTTGTGTGTAATCACAG tacatcacagtgggaaCTCATCTGTTTCTTGCGATGTGATGTGTCAGGTTGAATATAGTTACATCAGAGCAGACAACGCATCAACTAATTTGACAGGCACACAAACTATACCTGTGCATGTGAATCCACACGGGCCTTTGAATTGTAGCACACAGCGGATGATGCTTCATGATACTTACACTACAGTTAAAACTCACGCAAAATCAAATGCTTCAGTCAAAACCACAG GTACAAATACACAGCATGAGTCTCTGACAGCAATTATTTATGGAACATCAGCAACTATTACAAGTCTAATTTTACTGGCCCTTTTTATTTGCTACTTCAGACTAAGAGTGCGAGCAG GTATTTCTGATCATTCTACGGGCTCTGACAATAATGACATG GTGGAAGAAGAGACTTCAATAGTTTATTCATTAGTTGCTTTCACAACACCTGCCAAGACGACAAACAGTAACTTGGGTTCCAATGACTGTGTTTATAGTGAAATAAGAGTATAA
- the med18 gene encoding mediator of RNA polymerase II transcription subunit 18, which yields MEAPPVTVMPVTGGTINMMEYLLQGSVLDQALESLLHRLRGLCDNMEPETFTDHELVYLLKGQQGNPFILRARRSLSHPTAPWHLRYLGQPEVGDKSRHALVRNCVDVAASHSLPEFLNEMGFRMDHEFVANGHIFRKGAMKIVVSKLSRILVPGNTENTERLSLSYLVELSVLAPAGQDTVSEDMRNFAEQLKPLVQLEKIDPSKQRH from the exons ATGGAGGCTCCACCTGTCACTGTGATGCCAGTCACTGGAGGAACTATCAATATGATGGAATACCTGCTACAAG GCAGTGTGTTGGACCAAGCTCTGGAAAGCCTCTTACATCGCCTCCGAGGTCTGTGTGACAACATGGAACCTGAGACCTTTACAGATCACGAGCTGGTTTACCTTTTAAAAGGCCAACAAGGCAACCCTTTCATTCTGCGTGCCAGGCGCTCCCTCTCCCATCCCACGGCTCCATGGCATCTGCGCTACCTGGGCCAACCCGAAGTGGGGGATAAGAGCCGCCACGCCCTTGTACGCAACTGTGTTGACGTGGCCGCCTCCCACAGCCTGCCGGAATTCCTGAATGAGATGGGCTTCCGCATGGACCATGAGTTTGTTGCTAATGGACATATATTTCGCAAAGGTGCAATGAAAATTGTAGTAAGCAAGTTGTCACGGATCCTGGTACCAGGGAACACCGAGAATACAGAGCGTTTATCACTTTCCTATTTGGTGGAGTTGAGTGTGTTGGCTCCAGCTGGCCAGGACACTGTTTCAGAGGACATGCGCAACTTTGCTGAGCAGCTAAAGCCGTTAGTGCAGCTGGAGAAGATTGACCCAAGCAAGCAGAGACATTAA